The following are encoded together in the Micromonospora lupini genome:
- a CDS encoding ABC transporter permease produces MASDTLTSTARSDAEISGLDALEIAGREKEVSRGTRLWAATWPKLAALAIVIAAWQLVVLSGWKPPYSLPGPLVVGRELVSQAQGPQLWEGLVTTLRRAAVGYVFSVAVGLLLGLAVARSKVLRAAIGSMITALQTMPSIAWFPLAILLFELSEKAIFFVVVLGAAPSIANGVISGVDYVPPLLLRAGRNLGARGLNLYRYVIAPAALPAIIAGLKQGWAFSWRSLMAGELLVVGISQTSLGAQLTYSRELSDAPWLLSTMIVILVLGLVVDAAFGAADKAIRRRWGVLDQAGQ; encoded by the coding sequence CGCCGGGCGAGAGAAGGAGGTGTCCCGCGGCACCCGGCTCTGGGCGGCCACCTGGCCCAAGCTCGCCGCGCTGGCAATCGTCATCGCCGCCTGGCAGTTGGTCGTGTTGTCGGGCTGGAAACCGCCGTACTCGCTGCCCGGCCCGCTCGTCGTCGGCCGCGAGCTGGTCTCCCAGGCCCAGGGCCCCCAGCTCTGGGAGGGCCTGGTCACCACGCTGCGGCGGGCCGCCGTCGGGTACGTCTTCTCGGTCGCCGTCGGCCTGCTGCTGGGCCTGGCGGTGGCCCGGTCCAAGGTGCTGCGGGCCGCCATCGGCTCGATGATCACCGCGTTGCAGACCATGCCGTCGATCGCCTGGTTCCCGCTTGCCATCCTGCTGTTCGAGCTGAGCGAGAAGGCGATCTTCTTCGTGGTGGTGCTCGGCGCCGCGCCGTCCATCGCCAACGGGGTGATCTCCGGTGTGGACTACGTGCCGCCGCTGCTGCTGCGCGCCGGTCGCAACCTGGGCGCCCGGGGGCTCAACCTCTACCGGTACGTGATCGCGCCGGCCGCCCTGCCGGCGATCATCGCGGGCCTCAAGCAGGGTTGGGCGTTCTCCTGGCGGAGTCTGATGGCCGGCGAGCTGCTCGTCGTCGGCATCTCGCAGACCTCGCTCGGCGCCCAGCTCACCTACTCGCGAGAGCTGTCCGACGCGCCGTGGCTCCTCTCCACGATGATCGTCATCCTGGTGCTCGGCCTGGTCGTGGACGCGGCGTTCGGCGCGGCCGACAAGGCGATCCGCCGTCGCTGGGGCGTACTGGACCAGGCTGGTCAGTGA
- a CDS encoding RrF2 family transcriptional regulator — MYVSARSDYALRAMLAVAAAVRGGGDAGGGGASELVKAGSLAEVQDIPLSFLQGILLDLRRAGLLLSHRGAEGGYALTRPAEEITVGDVLRAVGGSLTTVRGLPADRAGYHGVAAGLTDVWLAVHGAIATVVDSTSLADLLSRTPTDRASTTS; from the coding sequence GTGTACGTCTCCGCGCGCAGCGACTATGCGCTCCGGGCGATGCTCGCCGTCGCCGCCGCCGTACGCGGCGGCGGCGACGCGGGCGGTGGTGGCGCCAGCGAGCTGGTGAAGGCGGGCAGCCTGGCCGAGGTGCAGGACATCCCGCTCAGCTTCCTGCAGGGCATCCTGCTCGACCTGCGCCGGGCCGGTCTGCTGCTCAGCCATCGGGGCGCCGAGGGCGGCTACGCGCTGACCCGGCCAGCCGAGGAGATCACCGTCGGGGACGTGCTGCGCGCGGTCGGCGGCTCGCTGACCACGGTACGCGGACTGCCTGCCGACCGCGCCGGCTACCACGGGGTGGCTGCCGGACTCACCGACGTCTGGCTGGCGGTGCACGGGGCGATCGCCACAGTCGTCGACAGCACCAGCCTCGCCGACCTGCTCAGCCGCACCCCTACCGACCGGGCGTCCACGACGTCCTGA
- a CDS encoding DUF2690 domain-containing protein — protein MIESWRPLMACPHAHTSGAKRLDEDMRMISFLRRAGAAATAVSRRRLARTAGVLAAAIVVGAMAVPAAGSAATVGCGSPCDGKDSQTYSALVGSVRGSCASDAKTVKTATNVELRYSAFCRTAWARQTDSFGYMSGVLVFSWYSDGRQRAWYDDLGTSGSWSKMVNDKGLTASACFYQYESELDQVNDVKTVQWCTARY, from the coding sequence GTGATCGAGTCGTGGCGGCCGCTGATGGCATGTCCGCACGCACACACCTCCGGTGCGAAGCGATTGGATGAGGACATGCGCATGATCAGTTTCCTGCGGCGTGCCGGCGCGGCCGCCACCGCAGTCTCCCGTCGTCGCCTTGCGCGCACCGCCGGCGTACTGGCGGCCGCAATCGTGGTCGGCGCGATGGCCGTCCCGGCAGCCGGATCAGCGGCCACCGTCGGGTGCGGCAGCCCCTGTGACGGCAAGGACTCGCAGACGTATTCCGCCTTGGTCGGGAGCGTCCGCGGCTCCTGCGCCAGCGACGCGAAGACGGTGAAGACCGCGACCAACGTGGAGCTGCGGTACAGCGCGTTCTGCCGGACGGCGTGGGCGCGGCAGACCGACAGCTTCGGTTACATGAGCGGCGTGCTGGTGTTCAGCTGGTACTCGGATGGCCGGCAGCGCGCCTGGTACGACGATCTGGGTACCTCCGGCTCCTGGTCGAAGATGGTCAACGACAAGGGTCTGACGGCCTCGGCCTGCTTCTACCAGTACGAATCGGAGTTGGATCAGGTCAACGACGTCAAGACCGTCCAGTGGTGCACCGCCAGGTACTGA
- a CDS encoding DEAD/DEAH box helicase, translated as MTTVIPSFAHTGLAPALLSALTAQGIIEPFPIQSATLPDSLAGRDVLGRGRTGSGKTLAFGLPLLSRTAGRKARPGRPLALVLVPTRELAQQVTTALAPYARAVGLRCATVVGGLSLQRQADALRAGAEVVVATPGRLHDLINRGDARLDQVEITVLDEADQMADMGFLPQVTKLLEQVAPQGQRMLFSATLDGGVDRLVRRFLSSPVTHSVDPGTATVTAMTHHVLHVDALDKPDALTRIAAREGRTILFMGTKHRADRLARQLLSKGVRAAALHGGKSQPQRTRILEQFRNGQVTALVATDVAARGIHVDGLDMVVNVDPPTEAKDYLHRGGRTARAGESGAVVTLVLPEQRRDVSRLMATAGIRPQSVQVRPGDEALARVTGAREPSGVPVTIAAPPVAVSRGRAVGGSATEGGARPAHRASGRSRRPRRPRTV; from the coding sequence GTGACCACAGTTATTCCGTCTTTCGCCCATACCGGTCTGGCGCCGGCGCTGCTGAGCGCCCTCACCGCGCAGGGCATCATCGAGCCGTTCCCGATCCAGTCGGCCACGCTTCCGGACTCGCTCGCGGGTCGCGACGTGCTCGGCCGTGGTCGTACCGGCTCGGGTAAGACGCTCGCCTTCGGGCTTCCCCTGCTGTCTCGCACCGCCGGCCGCAAGGCCCGGCCGGGTCGCCCGCTGGCCCTGGTGCTGGTGCCGACCCGGGAGTTGGCGCAGCAGGTGACCACCGCGCTGGCCCCGTACGCCCGGGCCGTCGGTCTGCGCTGCGCCACGGTGGTCGGCGGCTTGTCGTTGCAGCGGCAGGCGGACGCGCTGCGTGCCGGCGCCGAGGTGGTCGTGGCGACCCCCGGCCGGCTGCACGACCTGATCAACCGCGGCGACGCCCGGCTCGACCAGGTCGAGATCACCGTGCTGGACGAGGCCGACCAGATGGCCGACATGGGCTTCCTGCCGCAGGTGACCAAGCTGCTGGAGCAGGTCGCCCCGCAGGGTCAGCGGATGCTCTTCTCCGCCACCCTGGACGGCGGCGTGGACCGGCTGGTCCGCCGCTTCCTCAGCAGCCCGGTGACCCACTCGGTCGACCCGGGCACCGCCACGGTCACCGCGATGACCCACCACGTGCTGCACGTCGACGCGCTCGACAAGCCCGACGCGTTGACCCGGATCGCCGCCCGTGAGGGCCGCACCATCCTGTTCATGGGCACCAAGCACCGCGCCGACAGGCTCGCGCGCCAGTTGCTCTCCAAGGGTGTACGCGCCGCCGCGCTGCACGGCGGCAAGTCCCAGCCGCAGCGCACCCGCATCCTGGAGCAGTTCCGCAACGGCCAGGTGACCGCCCTGGTCGCCACGGACGTGGCGGCGCGGGGCATCCACGTCGACGGCCTCGACATGGTGGTCAACGTGGACCCGCCGACCGAGGCGAAGGACTACCTGCACCGCGGTGGTCGGACGGCCCGTGCCGGCGAGTCCGGCGCCGTGGTCACCCTGGTCCTGCCCGAGCAGCGCCGGGACGTGTCCCGGCTGATGGCCACCGCCGGCATCCGGCCGCAGTCGGTCCAGGTGCGTCCGGGTGACGAGGCGCTGGCCCGGGTCACCGGGGCGCGCGAGCCCTCAGGTGTGCCGGTGACGATCGCCGCCCCGCCGGTGGCCGTGAGCCGGGGACGCGCAGTCGGTGGCTCGGCCACGGAAGGCGGCGCTCGTCCGGCGCACCGCGCGTCGGGCCGGTCCCGTCGTCCGCGCCGCCCGCGTACCGTCTGA
- the cspE gene encoding transcription antiterminator/RNA stability regulator CspE: MAIGTVKWFNADKGFGFITPDGGGADVFAHFSAIQSSGYRSLDENQRVEFEVTQGQKGPQAENIRPL, from the coding sequence ATGGCTATTGGCACCGTGAAGTGGTTCAACGCTGACAAGGGCTTCGGCTTCATCACCCCGGACGGCGGCGGCGCTGACGTCTTCGCCCACTTCTCGGCGATCCAGTCCTCCGGCTACCGGAGCCTGGACGAGAACCAGCGGGTCGAGTTCGAGGTGACCCAGGGCCAGAAGGGCCCGCAGGCGGAGAACATCCGCCCGCTCTGA
- a CDS encoding ATP-dependent helicase gives MTQPTLFGAGPAPTPRLADSGPRYTPVELAKLLRLPAPTREQAAIIAAPVEPLLVVAGAGSGKTETMAARVVWLVANSYVRPEQILGLTFTRKAAGELAHRVRTRLDQLIRRLGRQGRDPLDDPLAGEPTVSTYHSYAGRIVTEHGLRAGYEPSTRLLTEASRWQLVDLLVRNYDGDMSEVDRMPSTITDAVLALAGELDEHLVAPDQLAAWTGRFFAEVQSRPGRVYADVRKALTLQQTRLRLLPLVRAYTRRKEDFEAMDFADQLARAARVARDHPGVGEIERDRFRVVLLDEYQDTSHAQVVLLNALFGGGHPVTAVGDPCQSIYGWRGASAGTLDRFPTEFARADGQPAEALGLTTSWRNRPEILRVANALSTPLRAAGARVPELRSALTVRDPIPHRSPGGVAGGTVHCALLPTYADEAAWLADSVLAAWRGAARMPGAAPEHIPVAQRPTTAVLVRVRSQIPAIESALRERGLPVEVVGLGGLLDTPEVRDVVCTLRVLADPTDGAALLRLLTGARWRIGPRDLVALHRRARAIANARRQVAADETSEISPDLLDEATLVEALADLGPAQAYSAEGFARLRAYGMELALLRYRLDQALPDLIADIERTIGLDVEVAVRAGRDGAGDAGLARGHLDALGDVAARFSGETPGATLSGFLSYLAAAEDEERGLAPGEVEVVEGAVQVVTAHAAKGLEWDVVAVAGLCRGSWPGPVRNSDHWLGGLGVLPFPLRGDADGLPELALDDAADQRAVARAVSDFTDAWRAHDEREERRLTYVAVTRPRRLLLCSGYWWGEGTKRPRGPSVFLREVYDACLDGGPGHVVDVWAPEPTPDATNPTAEVVLRAEWPADPLGGRRPALAEAAGLVRRLMTDGPAPVGVGPVGPVGSTVTGPVGPVVAGPMVTVEPEVDPEVARWRREADLLLAERAELTRLSGAVEVALPGQLSVTQLVALRRDPAALARTLRRPVPTEPNPYARRGTAFHAWLEQRFGADRLLDLDELPGAADADAAPDEALVELQERFLASEWADRVPVEVEVPFATVIARVVVRGRMDAVFARPGGRFDVVDWKTGAQPTGPAADVAAVQLAVYRLAWAELAGVPVDRVGAAFHYVRHGVTVRPADLLDVTGLTAMIAQLPEDSAQD, from the coding sequence ATGACCCAGCCCACCCTGTTCGGCGCGGGCCCCGCGCCGACGCCCCGGCTGGCGGACTCCGGACCCCGCTACACGCCCGTGGAGCTGGCCAAACTGCTGCGGCTGCCGGCGCCCACCCGGGAGCAGGCCGCGATCATCGCCGCCCCGGTGGAGCCGCTGCTGGTGGTGGCGGGGGCCGGGTCCGGCAAGACCGAGACGATGGCCGCGCGGGTGGTCTGGCTGGTGGCCAACTCGTACGTGCGCCCGGAGCAGATCCTCGGGCTGACCTTCACCCGGAAGGCGGCCGGTGAACTGGCCCACCGGGTCCGTACCCGGCTCGACCAGCTGATCCGCCGCCTCGGCAGGCAGGGCCGCGACCCGCTGGACGACCCGCTCGCCGGTGAGCCCACCGTCTCCACCTACCACTCGTACGCCGGCCGGATCGTCACCGAGCACGGTCTGCGGGCCGGCTACGAGCCGTCCACCCGACTGCTCACCGAGGCGTCCCGCTGGCAGTTGGTCGACCTGCTGGTGCGCAACTACGACGGTGACATGTCCGAGGTGGACCGGATGCCGAGCACCATCACCGACGCGGTGCTGGCGCTCGCCGGTGAGCTGGACGAGCACCTTGTCGCGCCGGACCAACTGGCCGCCTGGACCGGCCGGTTCTTCGCCGAGGTGCAGTCCCGGCCGGGCCGGGTGTACGCCGACGTGCGCAAGGCGCTCACCCTGCAACAGACCCGGCTGCGTCTGCTGCCGCTGGTGCGGGCGTACACCCGGCGCAAGGAGGACTTCGAGGCGATGGACTTCGCCGACCAGCTCGCCCGGGCGGCGCGGGTGGCCCGGGATCACCCGGGGGTCGGCGAGATCGAGCGGGACCGTTTCCGGGTGGTGCTGCTCGACGAGTACCAGGACACGAGCCACGCCCAGGTGGTGCTGCTCAACGCGCTGTTCGGTGGCGGGCACCCGGTGACGGCGGTGGGCGACCCGTGCCAGTCGATCTACGGCTGGCGGGGCGCCAGCGCGGGCACCCTCGACCGGTTCCCCACGGAGTTCGCCCGCGCCGACGGTCAACCGGCCGAGGCGCTCGGGCTCACCACGAGTTGGCGTAACCGCCCGGAGATCCTGCGGGTGGCGAACGCCCTGTCCACGCCGTTGCGGGCGGCCGGCGCGCGGGTGCCGGAGCTGCGCTCCGCGCTTACCGTCCGCGACCCGATTCCGCACCGTAGCCCGGGGGGCGTGGCCGGCGGCACCGTGCACTGCGCGCTGCTGCCCACGTACGCCGACGAGGCGGCGTGGCTCGCCGACAGTGTGCTCGCCGCCTGGCGCGGCGCGGCCCGGATGCCCGGCGCGGCCCCCGAGCACATCCCGGTGGCGCAGCGGCCGACGACAGCCGTGCTGGTGCGGGTCCGCAGCCAGATCCCGGCCATCGAGTCGGCGTTGCGCGAGCGCGGCCTGCCGGTGGAGGTGGTGGGCCTCGGCGGTCTGCTGGACACTCCCGAGGTCCGCGACGTGGTGTGCACGCTGCGGGTGCTGGCCGACCCGACCGACGGGGCCGCGCTGCTGCGGCTGCTCACCGGCGCCCGCTGGCGGATCGGGCCGCGTGACCTGGTGGCGCTGCACCGACGGGCCCGGGCCATCGCCAACGCCCGACGTCAGGTGGCCGCCGACGAGACCTCGGAGATCAGCCCCGATCTGCTGGACGAGGCGACCCTGGTGGAGGCGCTGGCCGACCTCGGCCCGGCGCAGGCGTACTCGGCGGAGGGGTTCGCGCGGCTGCGCGCGTACGGCATGGAGTTGGCGCTGTTGCGCTACCGCCTGGACCAGGCCCTGCCGGATCTGATCGCGGACATCGAACGGACCATCGGCCTGGACGTGGAGGTCGCGGTGCGCGCCGGCCGGGACGGCGCCGGTGACGCCGGCCTGGCCCGGGGGCACCTGGACGCCCTGGGTGACGTGGCGGCCCGCTTCAGCGGGGAGACGCCAGGCGCGACGCTGTCCGGGTTCCTGTCCTACCTGGCCGCCGCCGAGGACGAGGAGCGCGGCCTGGCGCCGGGCGAGGTCGAGGTGGTGGAGGGCGCGGTGCAGGTGGTCACCGCGCACGCCGCTAAGGGTCTGGAGTGGGACGTGGTGGCGGTGGCCGGGCTGTGCCGTGGGTCGTGGCCGGGGCCGGTGCGCAACTCCGACCACTGGTTGGGCGGGCTGGGCGTGCTGCCGTTCCCGCTGCGGGGCGACGCCGACGGGCTGCCGGAGCTGGCGCTCGACGACGCGGCCGACCAGCGGGCCGTGGCCCGGGCGGTGAGCGACTTCACCGACGCCTGGCGGGCCCACGACGAGCGGGAGGAGCGCCGGCTGACCTACGTGGCGGTGACCCGGCCGCGCCGGCTGCTGCTCTGCTCGGGGTACTGGTGGGGGGAGGGGACGAAGCGACCGCGCGGTCCGTCGGTCTTCCTGCGGGAGGTGTACGACGCCTGCCTGGACGGCGGCCCGGGGCATGTGGTCGACGTGTGGGCGCCGGAGCCCACCCCGGATGCCACGAACCCGACGGCCGAGGTGGTGCTGCGCGCGGAGTGGCCGGCCGACCCGCTGGGCGGCCGCCGGCCGGCGCTGGCCGAGGCGGCCGGGCTGGTGCGCCGCCTGATGACCGACGGCCCGGCCCCGGTGGGCGTCGGCCCGGTCGGCCCGGTCGGTTCGACGGTTACCGGTCCGGTCGGCCCGGTGGTCGCCGGGCCGATGGTGACCGTCGAGCCGGAGGTGGACCCGGAGGTGGCGCGCTGGCGTCGCGAGGCCGATCTGCTGCTGGCCGAGCGGGCCGAGCTGACCCGGCTCTCCGGCGCGGTCGAGGTGGCCCTACCCGGTCAGTTGAGTGTCACCCAGTTGGTGGCGTTGCGCCGTGACCCGGCGGCGCTGGCCCGTACGCTGCGCCGTCCGGTGCCCACCGAGCCCAACCCGTACGCCCGTCGCGGCACCGCGTTCCACGCCTGGCTGGAGCAGCGTTTCGGCGCCGACCGGTTGCTCGACCTGGACGAGCTGCCCGGCGCGGCAGATGCGGACGCCGCGCCGGACGAGGCGCTTGTCGAGTTGCAGGAGCGCTTCCTGGCCAGCGAGTGGGCCGACCGGGTGCCGGTGGAGGTGGAGGTGCCGTTCGCCACGGTGATCGCTCGAGTGGTGGTGCGGGGGCGGATGGACGCCGTCTTCGCCCGGCCGGGTGGGCGGTTCGACGTGGTCGACTGGAAGACGGGCGCGCAGCCGACCGGGCCGGCGGCGGACGTGGCCGCCGTGCAGCTGGCCGTGTACCGGTTGGCCTGGGCGGAGCTGGCCGGCGTGCCCGTCGACCGGGTGGGCGCGGCCTTCCACTACGTCCGGCACGGCGTGACGGTTCGACCCGCCGACCTGCTGGATGTGACAGGGCTCACGGCCATGATCGCCCAGTTGCCCGAAGATTCTGCCCAAGATTGA
- a CDS encoding ATP-dependent helicase, which produces MQAYRLVRRSGGPARGDGAGASPAGGGAAALAAGPESVGDSGPATGDPGFRADQTQAEVVGHTDGPMLVLGGPGTGKTSTLVEAVAARVAEGVDPERILVLTFGRRGATALRQRIEARVAQDGYRVLREPLVRTFPAYAFGLLRRAAAERGEPSPRLLTGPEQDLIIRELLDVVGEEPEDDPVGWPDDLRPALRTRAFAGQLRDLLMRAAERGVGPVDLARLGEKLGRADWPAAARFLREYVAVLALRDVSNRGSIAYDPAELVRAATGLLRDDEELLAAERRRLAHVYVDELADTDPAQLELLSVIAGGGKPLVAFADPDSSTYAFRGADPAGVTTFGHRFRTASGAPAAQVLLSTSYRAGPVLLAAMARLGRRLRGPLAHRRLHPLPDAPGGVVEVHTFRSATSEAAWLAHALRAAHLLDGVPWSRMAVLVRSTALQLPTLQRALHAAGVPTVVHGEDLPLHLQPAVAPLLLLLRCALEPARLDEEAAVALLHSPLGGADPLAERRLRQGLRALALAGGDRRPSGELIVEALQDPTELAGIDRRWAEPAQAVAGLLATARDAAAQPGATAETVLWEVWDASGLAERWAGAIAQGRPAAGEGDLARRRRAEAADRDLDAVLVLFDAAARFTDRLPGARTEVFLDHVLAQDLPADTIAPTADRGAAVRLLTAHAAKGLEWDLVAVAGVQEGIWPDLRLRGSLLGSERLVDVLAGRSVGGARAANVVGQTSALLDEERRLFHVAISRARHRLLVSAVASAAVGGDDHEEQPSRFLHELGPSAPPSTPPTPPGTPPTPPGTPPGPRSGPPGGEPVAGSPSDTPAADGATGTGATGGAAASTSDGGGAEDDDEDQLGALPVTRPPRALTLPALVAELRTAITDPAAPAARRRAAATELARLAAAGVPGAHPDDWWGLRGLSDDRPLVDEGAPVRVTPSAMESALRCSLRWLLERHGGSGPTSTAQGVGNLVHAAAMLAEDASADRGALLDYVAARFDAIELAARWMAGPERERAEAMVDKLLRWLATNPRRLLAIEHEFAVRLDDPQRPVDLTGRVDRLEVDEAGRLVVIDLKTGKSTAVTGSELAEHPQLGAYQAAVEAGAFAEFGDESGGAALVQLGTSAKDAREQNQPAAGEGPAAGWATALVRRTADTMAAATFAAVANSKCRVCPVRTSCPVSGQGRQVVEPPTVRRPENP; this is translated from the coding sequence ATGCAGGCGTACCGGTTGGTGCGACGGTCCGGCGGGCCGGCGCGGGGTGACGGGGCCGGCGCCTCGCCCGCTGGCGGCGGTGCCGCCGCTCTCGCCGCCGGGCCTGAGTCCGTCGGCGACTCCGGGCCGGCGACCGGTGACCCGGGCTTCCGGGCCGATCAGACGCAGGCCGAGGTCGTCGGGCACACCGACGGGCCGATGCTGGTGCTCGGCGGTCCCGGCACCGGCAAGACCAGCACCCTCGTCGAGGCGGTCGCCGCCCGGGTCGCCGAGGGGGTCGATCCCGAACGCATCCTGGTGCTGACCTTCGGTCGCCGCGGCGCCACAGCGCTGCGGCAGCGCATCGAGGCCCGGGTCGCGCAGGACGGCTACCGGGTGCTGCGCGAGCCGCTGGTGCGCACCTTCCCGGCGTACGCCTTCGGGCTGCTGCGCCGGGCCGCCGCCGAACGCGGCGAGCCGTCGCCCCGCCTGCTCACCGGCCCCGAGCAGGATCTGATCATTCGTGAGCTGCTGGACGTGGTCGGCGAGGAGCCCGAGGACGACCCGGTCGGCTGGCCCGACGACCTGCGTCCGGCGCTGCGCACCCGGGCCTTCGCCGGTCAGCTGCGCGACCTGCTCATGCGCGCCGCCGAGCGCGGGGTGGGCCCGGTCGACCTGGCCCGGCTCGGCGAGAAGCTCGGCCGCGCCGACTGGCCGGCCGCCGCCCGCTTCCTACGGGAGTACGTCGCGGTGCTCGCGCTGCGCGACGTCAGCAATCGGGGCTCGATCGCGTACGACCCGGCCGAGCTGGTCCGGGCCGCCACCGGTCTGCTGCGCGACGACGAGGAGCTGCTGGCCGCCGAGCGTCGCCGCCTCGCCCACGTGTACGTCGACGAGCTGGCCGACACCGATCCCGCGCAGCTCGAACTGCTCTCGGTCATCGCCGGTGGTGGCAAGCCGCTGGTCGCCTTCGCCGACCCCGACTCCTCCACCTACGCCTTCCGCGGCGCGGACCCGGCCGGGGTGACCACCTTCGGGCACCGGTTCCGGACGGCTTCCGGGGCGCCGGCCGCCCAGGTGCTGCTGAGCACGTCGTACCGGGCCGGCCCGGTCCTGCTCGCCGCCATGGCCCGGCTGGGTCGCCGGCTACGCGGTCCGCTGGCGCACCGACGGCTGCACCCGTTGCCGGACGCCCCGGGCGGTGTGGTCGAGGTGCACACGTTCCGGTCGGCGACCAGCGAGGCCGCCTGGCTCGCCCACGCGCTACGCGCCGCGCACCTGCTCGACGGCGTGCCGTGGTCGCGGATGGCGGTGCTGGTGCGATCCACCGCGTTGCAGTTGCCCACCCTGCAACGCGCGCTGCACGCCGCAGGCGTCCCCACCGTCGTGCACGGCGAGGACCTGCCCCTGCACCTGCAACCGGCGGTCGCGCCACTGCTGCTCCTGCTGCGTTGCGCGTTGGAACCGGCCCGGCTGGACGAGGAGGCCGCGGTCGCGCTGCTGCACTCGCCGCTGGGCGGCGCCGACCCGCTTGCCGAACGGCGGCTCCGGCAGGGTCTGCGTGCCCTGGCGCTGGCCGGCGGCGACCGCCGACCGTCCGGTGAGCTGATCGTCGAGGCATTGCAGGACCCGACGGAGCTGGCCGGCATCGACAGGCGGTGGGCCGAGCCGGCACAGGCGGTGGCCGGGCTGCTCGCCACCGCCCGGGACGCCGCCGCCCAACCCGGCGCGACCGCCGAGACCGTGCTCTGGGAGGTCTGGGACGCCAGTGGGCTGGCCGAGCGCTGGGCCGGCGCGATCGCCCAGGGGCGGCCGGCGGCCGGCGAGGGTGACCTGGCCCGCCGCCGGCGAGCCGAGGCAGCCGACCGGGACCTGGACGCGGTGCTGGTGCTCTTCGACGCGGCGGCCCGCTTCACCGACCGGCTGCCCGGCGCCCGTACCGAGGTCTTCCTCGACCACGTGCTCGCCCAGGACCTACCGGCGGACACGATCGCGCCGACCGCCGACCGGGGCGCGGCGGTACGACTGCTCACCGCGCACGCCGCGAAGGGCCTGGAGTGGGACCTGGTCGCTGTCGCCGGGGTGCAGGAGGGCATCTGGCCGGACCTGCGTCTGCGCGGCAGCCTGCTCGGCTCGGAGCGGCTGGTCGACGTGCTGGCCGGCAGGTCCGTCGGCGGCGCCCGGGCGGCGAACGTGGTGGGCCAGACCTCGGCGCTGCTGGACGAGGAGCGCCGGCTCTTCCACGTCGCCATCAGCCGGGCCCGGCACCGCCTTCTGGTCAGCGCGGTGGCGTCGGCGGCAGTCGGTGGCGACGACCACGAGGAGCAGCCCAGCCGCTTCCTGCACGAGCTGGGCCCGAGCGCGCCGCCCAGCACCCCGCCTACCCCGCCGGGCACTCCGCCCACCCCGCCGGGCACGCCGCCCGGCCCGCGTTCCGGCCCTCCGGGTGGCGAACCCGTCGCCGGCTCACCGAGCGACACCCCCGCCGCCGACGGTGCGACCGGCACTGGCGCGACCGGTGGTGCCGCCGCCTCCACAAGTGATGGTGGGGGTGCCGAGGACGACGACGAGGACCAGCTCGGCGCGCTGCCCGTCACCCGGCCGCCCCGGGCGCTCACCCTGCCGGCGCTTGTCGCCGAACTGCGTACCGCAATCACCGACCCGGCCGCGCCGGCGGCCCGGCGGCGCGCCGCGGCGACCGAGTTGGCCCGGCTTGCCGCCGCCGGTGTGCCCGGCGCGCACCCCGACGACTGGTGGGGTCTGCGCGGGCTCTCCGACGACCGGCCGCTTGTCGACGAGGGGGCGCCGGTGCGGGTCACCCCGTCGGCGATGGAGAGCGCGCTGCGGTGCAGCCTGCGCTGGCTCCTGGAACGGCACGGCGGCAGCGGTCCGACCAGCACCGCGCAGGGGGTGGGCAACCTGGTGCACGCCGCCGCGATGCTCGCCGAGGACGCCAGCGCCGACCGGGGCGCCCTGCTCGACTACGTGGCAGCCCGGTTCGACGCGATCGAGTTGGCCGCCCGGTGGATGGCAGGCCCCGAGCGGGAACGCGCCGAGGCGATGGTCGACAAACTGCTGCGCTGGCTGGCCACCAACCCGCGCCGGCTGCTCGCCATCGAGCACGAGTTCGCGGTCCGCCTGGACGATCCGCAGCGACCTGTCGACCTGACCGGGCGGGTCGACCGGCTGGAGGTCGACGAGGCCGGCCGGCTGGTGGTGATCGATCTCAAGACCGGCAAGTCGACAGCGGTGACCGGCTCGGAACTGGCCGAGCACCCGCAGCTCGGCGCGTACCAGGCGGCGGTGGAAGCGGGCGCGTTCGCCGAGTTCGGCGACGAGTCCGGCGGTGCGGCGCTGGTGCAGCTCGGCACCTCCGCGAAGGATGCCCGGGAGCAGAATCAGCCGGCGGCGGGCGAGGGTCCGGCGGCCGGCTGGGCGACGGCGCTGGTCCGGCGGACCGCCGATACGATGGCAGCCGCCACGTTCGCCGCGGTGGCCAACTCGAAGTGCCGGGTCTGCCCGGTGCGCACCAGCTGCCCGGTCTCCGGGCAGGGGCGCCAGGTGGTCGAGCCGCCGACCGTCCGACGTCCGGAGAATCCATGA